A DNA window from Labrys wisconsinensis contains the following coding sequences:
- a CDS encoding ABC transporter ATP-binding protein, whose product MRPADSAQAPAAIPAPSVAVRDLAIRYGAVTVLDNLRLEVAPGEFIVLLGPSGCGKSTLLNAIAGLIDISDGEIWISGRNVTWAEPAERGIGMVFQSYALYPRMTVAGNMSFGLRMAGLPRAEIAVRVAKAAKMLQLEPLLQRRPAELSGGQRQRVAIGRALVRNVDVFLFDEPLSNLDAKLRNELRVEIKKLHQELGNTMIYVTHDQIEALTLADRIAVMKGGVIQQLATPHDIYHQPANQFVAGFIGSPTMNFWEGRLAGAAGGWRFEGSDLAIDLARYPFARAPAAGPAVLGMRPEHIGIGEAPPGRHAGRGLVTIVEPMGADTVVWTEIGGKPSTIRLDGDQPARVGDAIPFHFDPARASLFDAQAGTRL is encoded by the coding sequence ATGCGGCCCGCCGACAGCGCCCAAGCCCCCGCCGCCATCCCGGCGCCCTCCGTCGCCGTGCGCGACCTCGCCATCCGCTACGGCGCGGTCACGGTGCTCGACAATCTCCGGCTGGAGGTGGCGCCGGGCGAGTTCATCGTCCTGCTCGGCCCCTCCGGCTGCGGCAAGTCGACCCTGCTCAACGCCATTGCCGGGCTGATCGACATCAGCGACGGCGAGATCTGGATCTCCGGCCGCAACGTCACCTGGGCCGAGCCGGCGGAGCGCGGCATCGGCATGGTGTTCCAGTCCTATGCGCTCTATCCGCGCATGACGGTCGCGGGCAACATGTCCTTCGGCCTGAGGATGGCCGGGCTGCCGAGGGCGGAGATCGCCGTGCGGGTCGCCAAGGCGGCGAAGATGCTGCAGCTGGAACCGCTGCTGCAGCGCCGGCCGGCCGAGCTCTCCGGCGGCCAGCGCCAGCGCGTCGCCATCGGCCGGGCGCTGGTGCGCAACGTCGACGTGTTCCTGTTCGACGAGCCCCTGTCCAATCTCGACGCCAAGCTGCGCAACGAGCTGCGCGTCGAGATCAAGAAGCTCCACCAGGAGCTCGGCAACACCATGATCTACGTCACCCACGACCAGATCGAGGCGCTGACCCTGGCCGACCGCATCGCCGTGATGAAGGGCGGCGTCATCCAGCAGCTGGCGACGCCGCACGACATCTACCACCAGCCGGCCAACCAGTTCGTCGCCGGCTTCATCGGCTCGCCGACCATGAACTTCTGGGAGGGCCGGCTCGCCGGCGCGGCAGGCGGCTGGCGCTTCGAAGGCTCCGACCTCGCCATCGACCTCGCGCGCTATCCCTTCGCGCGCGCGCCGGCGGCGGGACCGGCCGTGCTCGGCATGCGGCCCGAGCATATCGGCATCGGCGAGGCGCCGCCCGGCCGCCATGCCGGCCGCGGCCTCGTCACCATCGTCGAGCCGATGGGCGCCGACACCGTGGTGTGGACCGAGATCGGCGGCAAGCCCTCCACCATCCGCCTCGACGGCGACCAGCCCGCCAGAGTGGGCGATGCCATCCCCTTCCATTTCGACCCGGCACGCGCCTCGCTGTTCGACGCGCAGGCCGGCACGCGCCTCTGA
- a CDS encoding sugar phosphate isomerase/epimerase family protein, with amino-acid sequence MAISTPTSFQLYSARKFPPLADRVKELAEIGYTAVEPFGGLYGDAAGLRAMLDAVGLAAPSGHFGLDMLEQDFDGALAVARTLGMRFVVCPYLMPEERPADAAGWKAFGARLQAVAARFDKAGLAFAWHNHDFEFRPLPDGSVPIEHILVEGVAWEADLAWVARAAVDPLPWLQRYAGRVPLVHVKDIAPAGEKADEDGWADVGEGVLPWAALWRAAEAAGAEIMVAEHDNPSDAERFARVSYATMSKLNGKA; translated from the coding sequence ATGGCGATTTCCACCCCCACTTCGTTTCAGCTCTATTCCGCCCGGAAGTTTCCGCCGCTGGCCGACCGGGTGAAGGAGCTGGCCGAGATCGGCTACACCGCGGTCGAGCCCTTCGGCGGCCTCTACGGCGACGCCGCAGGCCTGCGCGCGATGCTCGACGCGGTCGGCCTCGCCGCGCCCAGCGGCCATTTCGGCCTCGACATGCTGGAGCAGGATTTCGACGGCGCCCTCGCAGTCGCCCGCACCCTCGGCATGCGCTTCGTCGTCTGTCCCTACCTCATGCCCGAGGAACGGCCGGCGGATGCGGCCGGCTGGAAGGCGTTCGGCGCCCGGCTGCAGGCGGTCGCCGCCCGCTTCGACAAGGCCGGCCTCGCCTTCGCCTGGCACAACCACGATTTCGAGTTCCGGCCGCTGCCCGACGGCTCCGTGCCGATCGAGCACATCCTCGTCGAGGGCGTTGCCTGGGAGGCCGACCTCGCCTGGGTCGCCCGGGCCGCGGTGGATCCGCTGCCCTGGCTGCAGCGCTATGCCGGCCGCGTGCCGCTGGTGCACGTCAAGGATATCGCCCCGGCCGGCGAGAAGGCGGACGAGGACGGCTGGGCCGATGTCGGCGAGGGCGTGCTGCCCTGGGCGGCGCTGTGGCGGGCGGCGGAGGCGGCCGGGGCCGAGATCATGGTGGCCGAGCACGACAATCCCAGCGATGCGGAGCGTTTCG